The Egibacteraceae bacterium genome has a window encoding:
- the prfB gene encoding peptide chain release factor 2 — MWPPITARASRTTRRSSPTSRSTFDVDAKRRRLTELNARAAAPDLWDDPAAAQRVMGEISAIEDDLRVVEEFSARLSDLAVLNELAREEDDEATAVEVGEGLADLQRALADLEIRVLLSGEHDGRDAVVTVHAGAGGTDSQDWAEMLERMLLRWAEHRGFKVDVHDEQEGDEAGIRSATFTVHGPRAYGLLHAERGVHRLVRISPFDAQKRRHTAFASVDVVPLLDAVDTEIVIGEDDLRVDVFRSSGPGGQGVNTTDSAVRLTHLPTGIVVACQNERSQLQNKATAMTLLKAKLAELERQRREEELAAVRGEQRDVAWGSQIRSYVLHPYQMVKDHRTGAETGNTTAVLDGALDDFIAAYLQWKAREGQIGHGGGVEQ, encoded by the coding sequence CTGTGGCCACCGATCACCGCGCGAGCCTCGCGCACTACGAGGCGAAGCTCGCCGACGTCAAGGAGTACCTTTGACGTCGACGCCAAGCGTCGCCGGCTGACCGAGCTCAACGCCCGCGCCGCCGCGCCCGACCTCTGGGACGACCCCGCCGCCGCGCAGCGGGTCATGGGGGAGATCTCGGCGATCGAAGACGACCTGCGGGTCGTCGAGGAGTTCTCCGCCCGCCTGTCCGACCTCGCGGTGCTGAACGAACTCGCCCGGGAGGAGGACGACGAGGCGACCGCCGTCGAGGTCGGCGAGGGGCTCGCCGACCTCCAGCGGGCCCTCGCCGACCTCGAGATCCGCGTGCTGCTGTCCGGGGAGCACGACGGCCGTGACGCCGTCGTCACCGTCCACGCCGGCGCGGGCGGCACCGACTCGCAGGACTGGGCGGAGATGCTCGAGCGGATGCTGCTGCGGTGGGCCGAGCACCGCGGGTTCAAGGTGGACGTCCACGACGAGCAGGAGGGCGACGAGGCGGGGATCCGCTCCGCGACGTTCACCGTCCACGGACCCCGCGCCTACGGGCTCCTCCACGCCGAGCGCGGCGTCCACCGCCTCGTGCGCATCAGCCCCTTCGACGCGCAGAAGCGCCGGCACACAGCCTTCGCAAGCGTCGACGTCGTGCCGCTGCTCGACGCGGTCGACACCGAGATCGTGATCGGCGAGGACGACCTGCGGGTGGACGTGTTCCGCTCCTCGGGCCCGGGCGGGCAGGGGGTGAACACGACGGACTCGGCGGTCCGCCTCACCCACCTGCCCACGGGCATCGTCGTCGCCTGCCAGAACGAGCGCAGCCAGCTGCAGAACAAGGCCACGGCGATGACGCTGCTGAAGGCCAAGCTCGCCGAGCTCGAGCGGCAGCGGCGCGAGGAGGAGCTTGCGGCGGTGCGGGGCGAGCAGCGCGACGTCGCCTGGGGGAGCCAGATCCGCTCCTACGTCCTCCACCCGTACCAGATGGTCAAGGACCACCGCACCGGTGCGGAGACGGGCAACACGACGGCCGTCCTCGACGGCGCCCTCGACGACTTCATCGCCGCGTACCTCCAGTGGAAGGCGCGGGAGGGCCAGATCGGCCACGGCGGCGGTGTGGAGCAGTAG
- a CDS encoding ABC transporter substrate-binding protein has product MTNPRVRAVAGLAVALAILASCGGGVSTPPVSMGAFDFGESVVLAELYAQALQARGVATTAISQLAGREGTFPALESGEIDFLPEYNGNALAFITQEEIAPTDPEAITARLRAELEPRGLAVLESSPAENRDELVVTAETAERYGLRTVSDLAPVAERLTVGGPIEFSERHTGLVGLRSVYGIEFGEFVQTDAGGRLTVAALEDGTVDVARLFSTDPLVEENNWVVLVEDRPFTLPNSITPIVRADVLTDDMAEAINAVSSALTTEDLVEFNRRHSIHGDDPEAIARSFLNDRGLV; this is encoded by the coding sequence ATGACGAACCCGCGGGTCCGGGCGGTGGCGGGCCTCGCCGTCGCGCTGGCGATACTCGCCAGCTGCGGCGGCGGCGTGTCGACACCCCCGGTGTCCATGGGGGCGTTCGACTTCGGCGAGAGCGTCGTGCTCGCCGAGCTCTACGCGCAGGCGCTGCAGGCCCGCGGGGTCGCGACGACCGCCATCAGCCAGCTCGCCGGGCGGGAGGGCACCTTCCCGGCCCTCGAGTCGGGCGAGATCGACTTCCTCCCCGAGTACAACGGCAACGCGCTCGCGTTCATCACCCAGGAGGAGATCGCCCCCACCGACCCCGAGGCGATCACCGCGCGGCTGCGCGCCGAGCTCGAGCCGCGGGGTCTGGCCGTCCTCGAGTCCTCGCCGGCGGAGAACCGCGACGAGCTCGTCGTCACCGCCGAGACCGCGGAGCGGTACGGCCTGCGGACGGTGAGCGACCTCGCCCCGGTCGCGGAACGGCTCACGGTCGGCGGCCCCATCGAGTTCTCCGAGCGTCACACCGGTCTGGTGGGGCTGCGGTCGGTGTACGGCATCGAGTTCGGCGAGTTCGTGCAGACTGACGCCGGCGGGCGCCTGACCGTGGCCGCGCTCGAGGACGGGACCGTCGACGTCGCCCGGCTGTTCTCCACCGACCCGCTCGTCGAGGAGAACAACTGGGTTGTGCTCGTCGAGGACCGGCCCTTCACCCTGCCGAACAGCATCACCCCGATCGTGCGCGCGGACGTCCTTACCGACGATATGGCCGAGGCCATCAACGCGGTGTCTTCCGCGCTCACCACCGAGGACCTCGTGGAGTTCAACCGCCGGCACAGCATCCACGGCGACGACCCGGAGGCGATCGCCCGCAGCTTCCTCAACGACCGCGGCCTCGTGTAG
- a CDS encoding glycoside hydrolase family 15 protein — translation MNRIGDYALLGDCHTAALVGRDGSIDWACFPRFDSPSVFARVLDSARGGSFQIVPAGLRATRRAYLPDTNVLVTTFVCEGGTLELTDCMPIGRLDPDDLTKVVSHETILRRLRCTAGTVDVGVAIAPRFEYGDLVPSFRLTSAQTGEIVGGADALWVTATGRLEWQEEAFSAGWRLQAGDEEWLEVRWSPSNVLRSRSSRPPVGLLQRRLDDTIAFWRAWSRQCHYDGDHADAVRRSALVLKALTYAPTGAVIAAPTTSLPEEVGGERNWDYRFTWIRDATLTLISLLVLGFREEADAFKLWLERTSAGRARDLQIMYGITGRRLLPEFTLDHLDGHRGSRPVRVGNAAARQTQLDMYGQILQAAYLYSRAEGHLSRANWAFLSELAEITAERWNQPDHGIWEVRGEPRHFTHSKLNCWLALDRAVRIAERSGLPAPTARWAGQRDAIRRYLLTEAAPDGWLRQAPGADAADAATLVAPAFGMLPTNHPVVRRTMERVRAELDHGGLLARYRTPDGLAGGEGAFLLCSFWLVDCLTYAGELGEAEALLERLLGLSNDVGLLAEEADPTTGEALGNFPQAFTHMALVTSCAHLSAAKRGEVPTEGAHDYAELALDRLLAARAGG, via the coding sequence GTGAACCGCATCGGTGACTACGCCCTGCTCGGGGACTGCCACACGGCGGCGCTCGTCGGGCGCGACGGCTCCATCGACTGGGCGTGCTTCCCGCGTTTCGACTCCCCCTCGGTGTTCGCGCGCGTGCTCGACTCGGCCCGCGGCGGCTCGTTCCAGATCGTGCCGGCGGGACTGCGGGCGACACGACGTGCCTACCTGCCCGACACGAACGTGCTCGTCACCACGTTCGTCTGCGAGGGCGGCACCCTCGAGCTCACCGACTGCATGCCGATCGGGCGGCTCGACCCCGACGACCTCACGAAGGTGGTGTCGCACGAAACCATCCTGCGTCGTCTGCGGTGCACGGCGGGCACCGTCGACGTCGGCGTCGCGATCGCCCCGCGCTTCGAGTACGGCGACCTCGTCCCGTCCTTCCGCCTCACCTCGGCGCAGACGGGGGAGATCGTCGGGGGCGCCGACGCCCTCTGGGTTACCGCGACCGGGCGGCTGGAGTGGCAGGAGGAGGCCTTCAGCGCCGGCTGGCGCCTCCAGGCGGGCGACGAGGAGTGGCTGGAGGTGCGCTGGAGCCCGTCCAACGTCCTCCGCAGCCGCTCCAGCCGACCCCCGGTCGGCCTGCTGCAGCGCCGCCTCGACGACACGATCGCGTTCTGGCGGGCGTGGTCGCGGCAGTGCCACTACGACGGCGACCACGCCGACGCGGTCCGCCGCTCGGCGCTCGTGCTGAAGGCCCTCACCTACGCCCCCACCGGCGCGGTGATCGCGGCCCCGACGACCTCGCTGCCCGAGGAGGTCGGCGGCGAGCGCAACTGGGACTACCGCTTCACCTGGATCCGCGACGCCACGCTCACGCTCATCTCCCTCCTCGTCCTGGGGTTCCGCGAGGAGGCCGACGCCTTCAAGCTGTGGCTCGAGCGCACGTCGGCGGGGCGGGCGCGCGACCTGCAGATCATGTACGGCATCACGGGACGCCGCCTCCTGCCCGAGTTCACCCTCGACCACCTCGACGGGCACCGCGGCTCGCGGCCGGTGCGCGTCGGCAACGCGGCCGCCCGCCAGACCCAGCTCGACATGTACGGCCAGATCCTCCAGGCCGCCTACCTCTACTCCCGCGCGGAGGGCCACCTGAGCCGGGCGAACTGGGCGTTCCTGTCCGAGCTCGCCGAGATCACCGCGGAGCGCTGGAACCAGCCCGACCACGGCATCTGGGAGGTGCGCGGCGAGCCGCGCCACTTCACGCACTCGAAGCTGAACTGCTGGCTCGCGCTCGACCGCGCCGTGCGCATCGCCGAGCGGTCAGGGCTCCCCGCGCCGACCGCCCGCTGGGCGGGTCAACGCGACGCCATCCGCCGCTACCTGCTGACCGAGGCGGCACCCGACGGCTGGCTCCGCCAGGCCCCCGGCGCCGACGCCGCCGACGCGGCCACCCTCGTGGCCCCGGCGTTCGGCATGCTGCCGACCAACCACCCCGTCGTCCGCCGCACGATGGAGCGGGTCCGCGCCGAGCTCGACCACGGCGGGCTGCTCGCCCGCTACCGCACACCCGACGGGCTGGCGGGCGGCGAGGGAGCGTTCCTGCTCTGCTCGTTCTGGCTCGTCGACTGTCTGACGTACGCGGGCGAGCTCGGGGAGGCCGAGGCGCTGCTCGAGCGCCTGCTCGGCCTTTCGAACGACGTCGGGCTGCTCGCCGAGGAGGCCGACCCGACCACCGGGGAGGCGCTCGGCAACTTCCCTCAGGCGTTCACCCACATGGCCCTCGTCACGTCGTGCGCGCACCTGTCGGCGGCCAAGCGCGGTGAGGTGCCGACCGAGGGCGCCCACGACTACGCCGAGCTCGCGCTCGACCGGCTCCTCGCAGCCCGTGCGGGCGGCTGA
- a CDS encoding NUDIX domain-containing protein gives MHRVVADLRAAVALRAPVDDREAAAIARYVTALDRLPSPLDEHAARTHVTGSAVVVGPRGVLLHRHKRMGIWLQPGGHLDPGETPWEAAVRETAEETGIAAAHPDTGPVLVHVDVHAAPRGHIHLDARYLLHAGDVAPRPPAGESPAVRWFAWDDAIAVADPGLVGALRALRPRPQALPTRGRGR, from the coding sequence ATGCACCGCGTCGTGGCCGACCTGCGGGCCGCCGTCGCCCTGCGCGCCCCCGTCGACGACCGCGAGGCGGCCGCGATCGCCCGGTACGTCACCGCCCTCGACCGGTTGCCGTCCCCCCTCGACGAGCACGCCGCGAGGACCCACGTGACGGGCTCGGCGGTCGTCGTCGGCCCGCGCGGCGTCCTGCTCCATCGCCACAAGCGGATGGGAATCTGGCTGCAGCCGGGCGGGCACCTGGACCCCGGCGAGACCCCGTGGGAGGCGGCGGTCCGCGAGACCGCCGAGGAGACGGGTATCGCCGCAGCGCACCCCGACACCGGCCCGGTGCTCGTCCACGTCGACGTCCACGCGGCCCCGAGGGGGCACATCCACCTCGACGCGCGCTACCTGCTGCACGCCGGCGACGTGGCCCCCCGCCCACCCGCCGGCGAGAGCCCGGCGGTGCGCTGGTTCGCGTGGGACGACGCGATCGCGGTGGCCGACCCTGGACTCGTCGGGGCGCTGCGGGCCCTGCGGCCGCGCCCTCAAGCTCTCCCTACACGAGGCCGCGGTCGTTGA
- a CDS encoding ABC transporter permease, with protein MEFLTDALAWFADPVHWRGTDGVPARMLEHLYYSGVATLVAVLLALPAGLAAGHTGRGGALAVNVANAGRALPTFGLVLLVVTLVGLGDLSIFLPLVAFAVPPILTNAYAGIRAVDPDVRDAAAGVGMTGLQVLWRVELPVALPLVLAGIRTSAVQVVATATLAAYAGSGGLGRYIVNGFAVRDFPQVFAGALLVALFAIAVELAFGRLQALVVPKGVAARLAEANADAKMTAAAA; from the coding sequence ATGGAGTTCCTCACCGACGCCCTCGCCTGGTTCGCCGACCCCGTGCACTGGCGGGGCACCGACGGTGTACCCGCGCGCATGCTCGAGCACCTCTACTACTCGGGCGTGGCCACCCTCGTCGCGGTCCTCCTCGCCCTGCCCGCGGGCCTCGCCGCCGGCCATACCGGCCGGGGAGGGGCGCTCGCGGTCAACGTCGCGAACGCCGGTCGCGCGCTGCCGACCTTCGGCCTCGTGCTGCTCGTCGTGACGCTCGTCGGGCTCGGTGACCTGTCGATCTTCCTGCCGCTCGTCGCGTTCGCCGTCCCGCCCATCCTCACGAACGCCTACGCGGGCATCCGGGCGGTCGACCCCGACGTCCGCGACGCCGCCGCGGGGGTCGGCATGACCGGCCTGCAGGTGCTCTGGCGGGTCGAGCTGCCCGTGGCCCTGCCGCTCGTGCTCGCCGGCATCCGCACCTCGGCCGTGCAGGTCGTGGCCACCGCGACGCTCGCCGCCTACGCCGGCTCTGGAGGACTCGGGCGCTACATCGTGAACGGCTTCGCCGTGCGGGACTTCCCGCAGGTCTTCGCCGGCGCGTTGCTCGTCGCCCTGTTCGCCATCGCCGTCGAGCTGGCCTTCGGTCGTCTCCAGGCACTCGTGGTGCCCAAAGGGGTGGCGGCGCGTTTGGCGGAGGCGAACGCGGACGCGAAGATGACCGCCGCCGCAGCATAG
- a CDS encoding ABC transporter permease, with translation MSLPAALPTVAQAGEALIRWDWIARNTGRIQGLVVEHVELTVVPVLAGLAIAFPLSLAAVRWPGFYAPLLSVTGLLFTLPSLALFVLLLPFTGISRTTAVLPLTAYTLLVLTRNIVEGFRGVSSDVREAAAAMGYTRLRQLLTVELPLALPVIVAGLRIATVTTIGLVTVTAVIGQGGLGRLFLDGVRLRFATPLLVGVAGCVALAVVADLGLLAVERRCTPWRRAGA, from the coding sequence GTGAGCTTGCCCGCCGCGCTGCCCACCGTCGCCCAGGCCGGCGAGGCGCTCATCCGGTGGGACTGGATCGCCCGCAACACCGGACGGATCCAGGGTCTCGTCGTCGAGCACGTCGAGCTCACCGTCGTGCCCGTGCTCGCGGGCCTCGCGATCGCCTTCCCCCTGTCGCTCGCCGCGGTGCGCTGGCCCGGCTTCTACGCGCCCCTGCTCAGCGTCACCGGGCTGCTGTTCACCCTGCCGTCGCTCGCGTTGTTCGTCCTGCTGCTGCCCTTCACCGGCATCTCCCGAACGACCGCGGTGCTGCCGCTCACCGCCTACACGCTGCTCGTGCTGACCCGCAACATCGTCGAGGGCTTCCGCGGCGTGTCGAGCGACGTTCGGGAAGCCGCGGCGGCCATGGGCTACACCCGCCTGCGCCAGCTGCTCACCGTCGAGCTGCCCCTCGCGCTCCCGGTCATCGTCGCCGGGTTGCGGATCGCGACCGTGACGACGATCGGCCTCGTCACGGTCACCGCGGTCATCGGGCAAGGCGGCCTCGGGCGGCTCTTCCTCGACGGGGTCCGGCTGCGGTTTGCCACGCCGCTCCTCGTCGGCGTCGCGGGGTGCGTGGCGCTCGCCGTCGTCGCCGACCTCGGCCTGCTCGCCGTCGAGCGACGCTGCACGCCGTGGCGAAGGGCGGGCGCATAG
- the ftsE gene encoding cell division ATP-binding protein FtsE, which yields MIRLDNVTKTYKNSVVALKDISLEIAKGEFVFLVGASGSGKSTFIKLLLKDEDPDTGDIYVAGKRLNSLKAWRIPALRRELGCVFQDFKLLDTKTVGENVSFALEVIGKPRSAIQRTVPEVLDLVGLAHKHDAMPHELSGGEQQRVSIARAFVNRPRILLCDEPTGNLDPTTSVGIMKLLDRINRTGTTVVMATHDQHIVDSMRRRVVELSGGVLVRDQTRGVYGYGS from the coding sequence GTGATCCGACTCGACAACGTGACGAAGACGTACAAGAACAGCGTCGTCGCCTTGAAGGACATCTCCCTGGAGATTGCGAAGGGCGAGTTCGTGTTTCTCGTCGGCGCCTCGGGGTCGGGCAAGAGCACGTTCATCAAGCTCCTGCTCAAGGACGAGGATCCCGACACCGGCGACATCTACGTCGCGGGCAAGCGGCTCAACAGCCTGAAGGCCTGGCGCATCCCCGCGCTGCGGCGCGAGCTCGGCTGCGTCTTCCAGGACTTCAAGCTCCTCGACACCAAGACCGTCGGGGAGAACGTCTCCTTCGCCCTCGAGGTGATCGGCAAGCCGCGCAGCGCGATCCAGCGCACGGTCCCTGAGGTCCTCGACCTCGTCGGCCTCGCCCACAAGCACGACGCCATGCCCCACGAGCTGTCCGGTGGGGAGCAGCAGCGGGTGTCGATCGCCCGCGCGTTCGTCAACCGCCCGAGGATCCTCCTCTGCGACGAGCCGACCGGCAACCTCGACCCCACGACGAGCGTCGGCATCATGAAGCTGCTCGACCGCATCAACCGCACGGGCACGACGGTCGTGATGGCCACGCACGACCAGCACATCGTCGACTCCATGCGCCGGCGGGTGGTCGAGCTGTCCGGCGGCGTTCTCGTCCGCGACCAGACCCGGGGGGTGTACGGGTATGGGTCCTAG
- a CDS encoding betaine/proline/choline family ABC transporter ATP-binding protein (Members of the family are the ATP-binding subunit of ABC transporters for substrates such as betaine, L-proline or other amino acids, choline, carnitine, etc. The substrate specificity is best determined from the substrate-binding subunit, rather than this subunit, as it interacts with the permease subunit and not with substrate directly.): MITFDAVTKRFADGTVAVDDLSLEIAEGEVVVFVGPSGCGKTTTLRMINRMVEPTSGRIVVDGRDAAATNPAELRRRIGYVIQQIGLFPHRTVAANIATVPTLLGWDERRKAERVEELLALVGLPAGTAGRYPHELSGGQRQRVGVARALAADPPIMLMDEPFGAVDPIVRARLQEEFLRLQATVRKTIAFVTHDIDEALRMGDRIAIFSEAGVLEQYDAPRDLLNDPANAFVEEFLGEERGLKRLGLIAVSEVAAEPGPVVSPGDSARRAVEVARAHGTDWVVVVGGERTLEGWVSLHELDDDAQRVGDGLVRPFALQVDANDSLRAALNAMVTSRTGVAVRVSGGGVYEGILTQELISKEIR; this comes from the coding sequence GTGATCACCTTCGATGCGGTGACGAAGCGCTTCGCCGACGGCACCGTGGCCGTCGACGACCTCAGCCTCGAGATCGCCGAAGGGGAGGTCGTCGTCTTCGTGGGCCCGTCAGGCTGCGGCAAGACGACGACGCTGCGGATGATCAACCGCATGGTCGAGCCCACGAGCGGGCGCATCGTCGTGGACGGCCGGGACGCGGCGGCGACGAACCCCGCGGAGCTGCGGCGGCGCATCGGCTACGTCATCCAGCAGATCGGGTTGTTCCCTCACCGCACGGTGGCCGCCAACATCGCGACGGTGCCGACGCTGCTCGGCTGGGACGAGCGCCGCAAAGCCGAGCGCGTCGAAGAGCTGCTGGCGCTCGTGGGGCTGCCGGCAGGCACGGCGGGGCGCTACCCCCACGAGCTGTCGGGCGGCCAGCGCCAGCGCGTGGGCGTGGCCCGGGCGCTTGCCGCCGACCCGCCGATCATGCTCATGGACGAGCCCTTCGGCGCCGTCGACCCGATCGTGCGCGCGCGGCTGCAGGAGGAGTTCCTGCGCCTCCAGGCCACTGTGCGCAAGACCATCGCCTTCGTCACCCACGACATCGACGAGGCGCTGCGCATGGGAGACCGCATCGCCATCTTCAGCGAGGCGGGCGTCCTCGAGCAGTACGACGCCCCTCGCGACCTGCTGAACGACCCCGCGAACGCCTTCGTGGAGGAGTTCCTCGGCGAGGAGCGGGGGTTGAAGCGCCTCGGCCTCATCGCGGTCAGCGAGGTCGCCGCCGAGCCGGGCCCCGTCGTGTCCCCCGGTGACAGCGCCCGCCGTGCGGTCGAGGTGGCTCGTGCCCACGGCACCGACTGGGTCGTGGTCGTCGGCGGCGAGCGCACGCTGGAGGGCTGGGTGTCCCTCCACGAGCTCGATGACGACGCGCAGCGGGTCGGCGACGGCCTCGTGCGCCCTTTCGCCCTGCAGGTCGACGCGAACGACTCGCTGCGGGCAGCCCTGAACGCCATGGTCACGTCGCGCACCGGCGTGGCGGTGCGGGTGTCGGGGGGCGGCGTGTACGAGGGCATCCTCACGCAGGAGCTGATCTCGAAGGAGATCCGGTGA
- a CDS encoding ABC transporter substrate-binding protein, whose product MGHRTGPHRVLGALVGLALLLAACAGDDPLGQEAPGAGPDTGADPGTITVGSADFPEALLLGNIAAGALEARGFDVETQLNLGSREIYFPAMRNGEIDVLMEYAGALLSHLTGGTDSTDVDAIMEELRAELEDEGIAVLDPSPAENRNALVVTPETAEQYDLSTVSDLAPVGGELVLGGPPEYRTRRIGLPGLEEVYGIEFASFRDLDAGGVLTIAALEQGDIDVGVLFTTQGVIDDKGWVVLEEDRPLIPAENIIPVVRQEAATDEVRAVLDEVAAALSTEDLVELNRRMEVDREDPEVVAEDWLTEQGFLE is encoded by the coding sequence ATGGGACATCGAACTGGGCCGCACCGCGTCCTCGGGGCGCTCGTCGGCCTGGCGCTGCTGCTCGCCGCCTGCGCCGGCGACGACCCGCTCGGGCAGGAGGCGCCCGGGGCCGGCCCGGACACCGGCGCGGATCCGGGCACGATCACCGTCGGCTCGGCGGATTTCCCCGAGGCCCTGCTGCTCGGCAACATCGCCGCCGGGGCGCTCGAGGCGCGCGGCTTCGACGTCGAGACCCAGCTGAACCTCGGCAGCCGGGAGATCTACTTCCCGGCGATGCGCAACGGCGAGATCGACGTGCTCATGGAGTACGCCGGGGCGCTGCTGTCCCACCTCACCGGGGGCACGGACAGCACCGACGTCGACGCGATCATGGAGGAGCTGCGCGCCGAGCTCGAGGACGAGGGCATCGCCGTGCTCGACCCCAGCCCCGCGGAGAACCGCAACGCGCTCGTGGTCACCCCTGAGACCGCCGAGCAGTACGACCTCTCGACGGTGAGCGACCTCGCCCCGGTCGGCGGCGAGCTCGTCCTCGGCGGGCCGCCCGAGTACCGGACGCGGCGCATCGGCCTGCCAGGGCTCGAGGAGGTGTACGGCATCGAGTTCGCGAGCTTCCGCGACCTCGACGCGGGCGGCGTGCTGACGATCGCGGCCCTCGAGCAGGGCGACATCGACGTGGGCGTGCTCTTCACGACGCAGGGCGTCATCGACGACAAGGGCTGGGTAGTGCTCGAGGAGGACCGCCCGCTCATCCCCGCGGAGAACATCATCCCCGTCGTGCGCCAGGAGGCGGCGACCGACGAGGTGCGTGCGGTGCTCGACGAGGTCGCCGCGGCCCTCTCGACCGAGGACCTCGTCGAGCTCAACCGCCGGATGGAGGTCGACCGGGAGGACCCTGAGGTCGTCGCGGAGGACTGGCTGACCGAGCAGGGGTTCCTCGAGTAG
- a CDS encoding NADP-dependent malic enzyme: protein MSARQPPHPSVASDRVFEVHAGGKISIATKVAVRTREDLALVYTPGVARVSAAIAEDPALARTLTIKHNSVAVISDGSAVLGLGDIGPAAAMPVMEGKAMLLKDFAGVDAYPICLDERDPDRLVEIIAALAVGFGGINLEDIAAPRCFEVEGKLRQRLDIPVFHDDQHGTAVVVLAALHNAVRLVGKEVGPDLRVVVQGIGAAGIAVSNLLMAAGVVDLVGVDRGGIVTPRRKVARDPIFRRFGRQSNPRGIEGPKEVALEGADVFVGLSAGDTLTVDQLAPMADDAIVFAMANPVPEIDPALARHHAAVVATGRSDEVNQINNVLCFPGLFRGLLDCGAREVNNEMKLAAAAAIAGIVGEEATPEYIIPSPFDRAVVPAVARAVAEAAEATGAARLSGS from the coding sequence GTGAGCGCCCGGCAGCCCCCGCACCCCTCCGTCGCCAGCGACCGGGTCTTCGAGGTCCACGCAGGCGGCAAGATCTCGATCGCGACGAAGGTGGCGGTGCGGACGCGCGAGGACCTCGCGCTCGTCTACACCCCCGGTGTCGCTCGCGTGTCGGCGGCGATCGCCGAGGACCCCGCCCTCGCGCGGACGCTCACCATCAAGCACAACAGCGTCGCGGTGATCTCCGACGGGTCGGCGGTGCTCGGCCTCGGCGACATCGGACCGGCCGCGGCCATGCCGGTGATGGAGGGCAAGGCGATGCTGCTGAAGGACTTCGCCGGCGTCGACGCCTACCCGATCTGCCTCGACGAGCGCGACCCCGACCGCCTCGTGGAGATCATCGCCGCACTCGCGGTCGGCTTCGGCGGCATCAACCTCGAGGACATCGCGGCGCCCCGCTGCTTCGAGGTCGAGGGCAAGCTGCGCCAGCGCCTCGACATCCCCGTCTTCCACGACGACCAGCACGGCACGGCGGTCGTCGTCCTCGCCGCCCTCCACAACGCCGTCCGCCTCGTCGGCAAGGAAGTCGGTCCCGACCTGCGGGTCGTCGTGCAGGGCATCGGCGCCGCGGGCATCGCGGTGTCGAACCTCCTCATGGCCGCGGGCGTCGTCGACCTCGTCGGCGTCGACCGCGGCGGCATCGTGACCCCCCGCCGCAAGGTCGCCCGCGACCCTATCTTCCGGCGCTTCGGCAGGCAGTCCAACCCCCGGGGCATCGAGGGGCCGAAGGAGGTGGCGCTGGAGGGCGCGGACGTGTTCGTCGGGCTGTCCGCAGGCGACACGCTCACCGTCGACCAGCTCGCGCCCATGGCCGACGACGCGATCGTGTTCGCCATGGCCAACCCGGTCCCCGAGATCGACCCGGCCCTCGCCCGCCACCACGCGGCCGTGGTCGCCACGGGCCGCAGCGACGAGGTGAACCAGATCAACAACGTGCTCTGCTTCCCCGGCCTGTTCCGGGGGCTGCTCGACTGCGGGGCCCGTGAGGTCAACAACGAGATGAAGCTCGCGGCCGCCGCCGCGATCGCCGGCATCGTCGGCGAGGAGGCGACGCCGGAGTACATCATCCCGTCGCCGTTCGACCGCGCCGTCGTGCCCGCGGTGGCGCGCGCGGTGGCGGAAGCCGCCGAGGCGACAGGAGCGGCCCGGCTCAGCGGCTCCTGA
- a CDS encoding metal-dependent transcriptional regulator yields MTPLIDATEMYLRTVWELEEERITPIRARLVERLNLSPPAVSETVARLEEEGLMRIGADRTLALTDKGREIATSVMRKHRLAELLLTEVIGMDWAHVHNEACRWEHVISDDAEARIAAVLGDPSVCPYGNPIPGATAPPEPVELITMADAAKQGDEVIVQRISERLQVDVDALAFLREHDLLPGMKLALDDDAGNVVVDGGRTRVPPAVAGLVYVSTS; encoded by the coding sequence ATGACGCCGCTCATCGACGCGACCGAGATGTACCTCCGCACGGTGTGGGAGCTCGAGGAGGAGCGCATCACGCCGATTCGCGCCCGGCTGGTCGAGCGCCTCAACCTGTCCCCTCCCGCCGTCAGCGAGACGGTCGCCCGGCTCGAGGAGGAGGGGCTCATGCGCATCGGGGCGGACCGGACCCTGGCACTCACCGACAAGGGCCGGGAGATCGCCACAAGCGTCATGCGCAAGCACCGTCTCGCCGAACTGCTGCTCACCGAGGTCATCGGCATGGACTGGGCACACGTGCACAACGAGGCCTGCCGGTGGGAGCACGTGATCTCCGACGACGCCGAGGCGCGCATCGCCGCCGTGCTCGGCGACCCGTCGGTGTGCCCCTACGGCAACCCCATTCCCGGCGCGACGGCACCGCCGGAGCCCGTGGAGCTGATCACGATGGCCGACGCGGCCAAGCAGGGCGACGAGGTCATCGTCCAGCGCATCTCCGAACGGCTGCAGGTCGACGTCGACGCGCTCGCCTTCCTCCGCGAGCACGACCTGTTGCCCGGCATGAAGCTCGCCCTGGACGACGACGCCGGGAACGTCGTCGTCGACGGCGGCCGCACACGGGTCCCCCCTGCCGTCGCCGGACTCGTCTACGTGTCAACGTCCTGA